From Salinirubellus salinus, the proteins below share one genomic window:
- a CDS encoding SDR family NAD(P)-dependent oxidoreductase: protein MDFGLADKTAIVTGGAGRIGSEDCRVLAQEGTEVVVLDVNHEAAENVADEINDGDYAGTAHAVECDLTDREQVSDTVAALEEETGGIDILVNNAGMVDARDRLENFDDEIWDRDMDINLTGTYNITKEVFPRMKEREWGRIVNMSSMAGWQGGFGQASYSATKAALIGFGKTLALEGAQSGITSNVIAPSIVVGALADMPIDQLEQMDEHFARIAKATPMRKLGTEADVSNLIAFLCSEQASYITGQVVGVTGGIDLFSF, encoded by the coding sequence ATGGACTTCGGACTCGCAGACAAGACCGCCATCGTCACCGGTGGCGCCGGCCGAATCGGGAGCGAGGACTGCCGCGTACTGGCACAGGAGGGCACGGAGGTCGTCGTCCTCGACGTCAATCACGAGGCCGCCGAGAACGTGGCCGACGAAATAAACGACGGCGACTACGCCGGCACCGCCCACGCCGTCGAGTGTGACCTCACGGACCGCGAGCAGGTGAGCGACACGGTCGCCGCCCTCGAGGAGGAGACGGGTGGCATCGACATCCTCGTCAACAACGCCGGGATGGTCGACGCGCGCGACCGCCTCGAGAACTTCGACGACGAGATCTGGGACCGGGACATGGACATCAACCTCACGGGCACCTACAACATCACGAAGGAGGTGTTCCCGCGGATGAAAGAGCGCGAGTGGGGCCGCATCGTCAACATGTCCTCGATGGCCGGCTGGCAGGGTGGCTTCGGACAGGCCTCCTACTCGGCGACGAAGGCCGCGCTCATCGGCTTCGGCAAGACCCTCGCGCTGGAAGGCGCCCAGAGCGGCATCACCTCGAACGTCATCGCACCGAGCATCGTCGTCGGGGCACTCGCGGACATGCCCATCGACCAGCTCGAACAGATGGACGAGCACTTCGCCCGTATCGCCAAGGCGACGCCGATGCGGAAGCTCGGCACGGAGGCGGACGTCTCGAACCTCATCGCGTTCCTCTGCTCGGAGCAGGCCTCCTACATCACGGGACAGGTCGTCGGCGTCACCGGCGGCATCGACCTGTTCAGTTTCTGA
- a CDS encoding SDR family NAD(P)-dependent oxidoreductase: MVDVSDTFSVEGKSVVITGSSQGIGRVTAEQFAQQGANVVVSSRSQEKIDEVVAGIEEADAPGRAIAVECDVRERESVENLVDTTVEEFGRIDSMVNNAGASFMAGFDDISENGWKTIVDINLHGTFHGAQVAGQQMQEQGDGGTIVNFASVAGTMGSRYMSHYGAAKAAVVNLTASLSAEYANQDIRVNCIAPGLVGTPGVASQMGIDPSDVDRRDVAKEMGLPEEIADMVQFLASEASSYIVGETITAQGVPPLEDSDL, translated from the coding sequence ATGGTAGACGTGAGCGACACCTTCTCGGTCGAGGGCAAGTCGGTCGTCATCACGGGGTCCTCGCAGGGTATCGGCCGGGTGACCGCCGAACAGTTCGCCCAGCAGGGCGCGAACGTCGTGGTCTCCTCGCGATCGCAGGAGAAGATCGACGAGGTCGTCGCCGGCATCGAGGAGGCCGACGCGCCGGGGCGGGCCATCGCCGTCGAGTGCGACGTGCGGGAACGCGAGAGCGTCGAGAACCTCGTCGACACGACCGTCGAGGAGTTCGGCCGCATCGACTCGATGGTGAACAACGCGGGCGCGTCGTTCATGGCGGGCTTCGACGACATCTCGGAGAACGGCTGGAAGACCATCGTCGACATCAACCTCCACGGCACCTTCCACGGCGCGCAGGTCGCGGGCCAGCAGATGCAGGAGCAGGGCGACGGCGGGACCATCGTCAACTTCGCGAGCGTCGCGGGGACGATGGGTTCGCGCTACATGAGCCACTACGGGGCGGCGAAGGCGGCCGTGGTGAACCTCACGGCGTCGCTGTCGGCGGAGTACGCGAACCAAGACATCCGCGTGAACTGCATCGCGCCCGGGCTGGTCGGGACGCCCGGCGTCGCCTCGCAGATGGGCATCGACCCCTCCGACGTGGACCGCAGGGACGTGGCGAAGGAGATGGGGCTGCCCGAGGAGATCGCCGACATGGTCCAGTTCCTCGCGAGCGAGGCCTCGTCGTACATCGTCGGAGAGACCATCACGGCACAGGGAGTCCCGCCACTCGAGGACTCCGACCTCTGA
- a CDS encoding DMT family transporter: MKQRYAAVGLFALLATLWGLSFPAISVGLETLEPVLFAAFRYDVAAVLLVALAVTRTTEWRPSARDDLVAVVAGGVFLVAGNALLFVGQQTVASGVAAVMQSLVPIATTLWALAILPEERISAVGAVGILLGFVGVTLVVRPDPTNLLGGATAGKLLILAQVVSVALGGVLVQRAAPTLDRAALSGWSMAVGAVVLHGVSLAVGEPLALPGVPLAWAAVAYLGVFATALAFFIYYTLLEVRGALETSLVAYLVPVVATLAGVFLLQESIDLLTVVGFAVVFVGFLLLKRRAVADLVRGARTPQPGD; this comes from the coding sequence GTGAAACAGCGGTACGCCGCCGTTGGCCTGTTCGCCCTCCTCGCGACGCTCTGGGGCCTCTCGTTCCCCGCCATCAGCGTCGGTCTCGAGACGCTCGAGCCGGTGCTGTTCGCGGCGTTCCGCTACGACGTCGCGGCCGTCCTGCTGGTCGCGCTCGCCGTCACCCGGACGACGGAGTGGCGCCCCTCGGCCCGCGACGACCTCGTCGCCGTCGTCGCTGGCGGGGTGTTCCTCGTCGCGGGCAACGCGCTCCTGTTCGTCGGCCAGCAGACCGTCGCCTCCGGGGTCGCTGCGGTGATGCAGAGTCTCGTCCCCATCGCCACGACGCTGTGGGCGCTCGCCATCCTGCCGGAGGAGCGCATCTCGGCGGTCGGTGCGGTCGGCATCCTGCTCGGGTTCGTCGGCGTCACACTCGTCGTCCGTCCCGACCCGACCAACCTCCTCGGCGGGGCCACGGCGGGCAAACTCCTCATCCTCGCGCAGGTGGTGAGCGTCGCACTCGGTGGCGTGCTGGTCCAGCGGGCGGCCCCGACGCTCGACCGGGCGGCGCTCTCGGGGTGGTCGATGGCCGTCGGGGCCGTCGTCCTGCACGGGGTGAGTCTCGCGGTGGGTGAACCGCTCGCGCTCCCCGGCGTCCCGCTGGCGTGGGCCGCCGTCGCCTACCTCGGCGTCTTCGCCACCGCGCTCGCCTTCTTCATCTACTACACCCTGCTCGAGGTCCGGGGCGCGCTGGAGACCTCGCTCGTCGCGTACCTCGTCCCCGTGGTTGCCACCCTCGCGGGCGTCTTCCTCCTGCAGGAGTCCATCGACCTGCTCACGGTCGTCGGGTTCGCCGTCGTCTTCGTCGGCTTCCTCCTGCTGAAGCGCCGCGCGGTCGCCGACCTCGTGCGCGGGGCCCGAACGCCACAGCCGGGCGACTGA
- a CDS encoding MBL fold metallo-hydrolase yields the protein MSESRTQSVAGAHRIEFEVDWPPGHVACYVLGGSEPVLVDAGMPTDDESDHDREGTLRDGLAAVGLEPADVEHLLVTHPHVDHVGQVPTVLEAADPTVHAPAGVEERFGRDVDTLGDRVRENARSAGLTGDQLADAVEMATKSLRRDSHLLPADRVDHWVTDGERFTLGEHDLRAVHAPGHQADLLCYELELGGENALLAGDMAMEPFRGVAIHDGLDDGVFEAFEAFYDALDRLADLDVDRVYPGHGAVHDEFQRVLERDRGSLDRRLEGVADALADGVRTVPGVAVSIAGERPVRYILPEAFSALAHLERVGRATVTVEDGVRYYDPA from the coding sequence ATGAGTGAGAGTCGGACGCAGAGCGTCGCAGGCGCCCACCGCATCGAGTTCGAGGTCGACTGGCCGCCGGGCCACGTCGCCTGCTACGTCCTCGGCGGGTCGGAACCCGTGCTCGTCGACGCGGGGATGCCCACCGACGACGAGAGCGACCACGACCGGGAGGGCACCCTCCGCGACGGACTGGCCGCCGTGGGGCTCGAACCGGCCGACGTCGAACACCTCCTCGTCACGCACCCGCACGTCGACCACGTCGGTCAGGTCCCCACCGTCCTCGAGGCCGCAGACCCCACCGTGCACGCGCCTGCCGGCGTCGAGGAGCGGTTCGGCCGGGACGTCGACACGCTCGGCGATCGAGTCCGCGAGAACGCCCGGAGCGCCGGGCTCACCGGCGACCAGCTGGCGGACGCGGTCGAGATGGCCACCAAGTCGCTCCGCCGCGACAGCCACCTCCTGCCCGCCGACCGGGTGGACCACTGGGTCACCGACGGCGAGCGGTTCACCCTCGGCGAGCACGACCTGCGCGCGGTCCACGCGCCCGGTCACCAGGCCGACCTCCTCTGCTACGAACTCGAACTCGGCGGCGAGAACGCGCTCCTCGCCGGCGACATGGCGATGGAGCCGTTCCGCGGCGTCGCCATCCACGACGGCCTCGACGACGGGGTGTTCGAGGCGTTCGAGGCCTTCTACGACGCCCTCGACCGACTCGCCGACCTCGATGTCGACCGCGTCTACCCCGGCCACGGCGCCGTCCACGACGAGTTCCAGCGGGTCCTCGAGCGTGACCGCGGGAGCCTGGACCGTCGACTGGAGGGGGTCGCCGACGCGCTCGCCGACGGCGTCCGTACCGTCCCCGGTGTCGCCGTCTCCATCGCCGGGGAGCGGCCGGTGCGCTACATCCTGCCCGAGGCGTTCAGCGCGCTCGCCCACCTCGAACGGGTGGGCCGCGCCACCGTCACCGTCGAGGACGGCGTGCGCTACTACGACCCGGCCTGA
- a CDS encoding LLM class flavin-dependent oxidoreductase, giving the protein MSDETDGDGFGRALLLPQLGSDPTETAVRAEELGYESVWLGELWMQASPVKLTEIAVETERVTLGSAILNVFSRTPAVLAMTAATLDRVSDGRFVLGVGTSTRKAVEDLHGVAWDDPNPVRRAHESIEVTKAYLGTSGRVTYDGEVFEVTDFPALGADVPVYHAALGAANRRVVGRLCDGWIPHNVPFPDLPESFEYVAEHAREAGRNPDDIVVAPYVPSAVADDPADARDEIRGHVAYYVGNGEGYERAVAQRFPDEADEVAARWRGDGVERDRDAAAAAVTDEMVEALGVAGTPDQAREQFAAIESMDVIDRPMVSVPQNASPALAERTMEALAPGS; this is encoded by the coding sequence ATGAGCGACGAGACGGACGGGGACGGGTTCGGACGTGCGCTCCTCCTCCCGCAGCTCGGGAGCGACCCGACCGAGACGGCGGTCCGTGCCGAGGAACTGGGCTACGAGTCGGTGTGGCTCGGCGAACTCTGGATGCAGGCCTCGCCCGTCAAACTGACCGAGATCGCCGTGGAGACGGAGCGGGTGACGCTCGGCAGCGCCATCCTCAACGTGTTCTCCCGGACGCCGGCCGTGCTGGCGATGACGGCAGCGACGCTCGACCGCGTCTCCGACGGTCGGTTCGTCCTCGGCGTGGGGACCTCCACGAGGAAGGCCGTCGAGGACCTCCACGGCGTCGCGTGGGACGACCCCAACCCCGTCAGGCGCGCCCACGAGAGCATCGAGGTGACGAAGGCGTACCTCGGGACGAGCGGCCGCGTGACCTACGACGGCGAGGTGTTCGAAGTGACGGACTTCCCGGCGCTCGGCGCGGACGTCCCCGTCTACCACGCCGCGCTCGGGGCGGCGAACCGGCGGGTCGTCGGTCGGCTCTGTGACGGCTGGATACCGCACAACGTCCCCTTCCCCGACCTCCCCGAGTCGTTCGAGTACGTCGCCGAGCACGCCCGCGAGGCCGGCCGGAACCCGGACGACATCGTCGTGGCACCGTACGTCCCGAGCGCCGTCGCCGACGACCCGGCCGACGCGCGCGACGAGATCAGAGGGCACGTCGCCTACTACGTGGGCAACGGCGAGGGATACGAGCGGGCCGTCGCCCAGCGGTTCCCCGACGAGGCCGACGAGGTGGCCGCGCGCTGGCGCGGGGACGGCGTCGAGCGTGACCGTGACGCCGCGGCGGCCGCCGTCACCGACGAGATGGTCGAGGCGCTCGGGGTCGCCGGCACGCCGGACCAGGCCCGCGAGCAGTTCGCGGCCATCGAGTCGATGGACGTCATCGACCGGCCGATGGTGTCGGTCCCGCAGAACGCCTCGCCCGCGCTCGCCGAGCGGACGATGGAGGCGCTGGCACCCGGTTCGTAG
- a CDS encoding HAD family hydrolase gives MTEYEYDAVCWDIGGVIVELKSIREGYAAFVGELAAAYDLDPEAALETWKSALGDHFRSRDGTEYVTALEGYRKATDALFEDPPDEEAWMRTFRRTSEASMRPEPNAVETIRALDEAGVHLGIVSDIDTREADSMLSTFGVADAFDAVTTSEDVGYTKPDQRMFEDAIGKARANGVDPDRTLMIGDRYRHDVEGAAEAGLTPVAYGDGARGPAAAHEIDDLLALLEIVGVER, from the coding sequence GTGACCGAGTACGAGTACGACGCCGTCTGCTGGGACATCGGCGGCGTCATCGTCGAACTGAAGTCCATCCGGGAGGGGTACGCCGCGTTCGTCGGGGAACTGGCCGCGGCGTACGACCTCGACCCGGAGGCGGCGCTGGAGACGTGGAAGTCGGCGCTCGGCGACCACTTCAGGTCGCGCGACGGCACCGAGTACGTCACGGCCCTCGAGGGCTACCGGAAGGCGACGGACGCCCTCTTCGAGGACCCTCCGGACGAGGAGGCGTGGATGCGCACCTTCCGCCGGACGAGCGAGGCGTCGATGCGACCGGAGCCGAACGCCGTCGAGACCATCCGGGCGCTCGACGAGGCCGGCGTCCACCTCGGCATCGTCTCGGACATCGACACCCGCGAGGCCGACTCGATGCTCTCCACCTTCGGGGTCGCGGACGCGTTCGACGCCGTCACGACGAGCGAGGACGTCGGCTACACCAAGCCCGACCAGCGGATGTTCGAGGACGCCATCGGGAAGGCCCGCGCGAACGGCGTCGACCCGGACCGCACGCTGATGATCGGGGACCGGTACCGCCACGACGTCGAGGGGGCCGCCGAGGCGGGCCTGACGCCGGTGGCCTACGGCGACGGTGCCAGGGGACCGGCGGCCGCGCACGAGATAGACGACCTGCTGGCGTTGCTCGAAATCGTCGGCGTCGAGCGGTAG